CGCGTGGCACCCACAGCGCCAAGATGGGATCGGGCAACTACACCATCATGCTCGATCCCGATTACATCGAATTGCTCGGCGTGCTGGCCGAAACCGAACACAATGCGCCGGCGCGCGCCTTTCTCGCCAAGCGCGGCGAAGGCATCGAGCGCATCGCCTTTACCGCGGTGGATTCGGCCGCCGGCGCCGAAGAGATCCGCGCGCGCGGTTATGCGGCCCTCGGCCCGACCGATTTCGAGCGGCCGGTGACCATGCCTGACGGCACGCAGTCGGCGGCCAGGTTCAGGATCTTTCAGTGGCCGATCGAGGAGGCGCCCGCGGGGGTCCGCATCTTCGCTTGCCAGCACAAGACCCGGGAAACCGTCTGGATTCCCGAACTGATGAAACACGCCAACGGCGCGAGACGGCTGAAGCAGGTTCTGATCGTTTCAACCGAGCCTGCGAAAGATGCCGCGCATCTCGGACGCCTGATCGACCGCGACGCCAAGGCAGCGCCGGATGGCGCGGTCGCGGTGCCCTCCGGTTCGGACCGCGCCGATTTCGTCTTCCTCACCAGGGAACAGGTGGCCCGGCGTTATCCCGCGGCCTCGCTGGCGGGACTACCCGAGCGCGGCGGCGCAGGCCTCGTGATTGCGACATCCGATCTCTCCGCCGCGGAGAAGGCGGCCGGCGGCTCGGCTGTCCGCAGCGGAAACGCGGTGTGCGTTCCGCCTGCGGCGGCGAACGGCACGCTGCTGGCGTTTGTCGGGGTGTAGGAACGCGCGCGCAGATTGAGACCGTCATTGCGAGGAGCAAAGCGACGAAGCAATCCACTCTTGCTCCTCGGTTATGGATTGCTTCGCGGAGCCTGTCATCGGGCGCGCATTCGCGCGACCCGTTGGCTCGCAATGACGACTGACTACGCCTTCCGCAGCGTCTTCACCCTGTCGATGATGCTGCCCAGGATGCCCTTGGGCAGGAAGATGATGAAGACCACCAGCAGCACGCCGTAGACGAGGTTGTCCCAGCCGACCGCCTTGGTGCCGAATCCGATGCGCAGGATTTCCGCGAGCAGGATGGTGATGACGGCGCCGACCGTCGGCCCGAGCGAAACATAGAGGCCGCCGACGATGACGGCGAACACCATCTGCAGCGACACCGAGATGCCGCTCACCGTGTCGGGCGAGATGAACATCTGGTACTGGCAGTAGAGCGCGCCCGACAGCGAGGTCATCAGCGCCGAGATGATCGTGATCTTGAGCTTTTCCCAGGTCACGTTGACGCCGGCAGCCGCCGCGGCGTCCTCATCCTCGGAGATCGCCTCCAGCGCATAGCGGTCCATGCTGCGGTCGACCCGGTTCCAGATCAAGAGCCCCACCGCCCAGACCCCGAGCGCGATCAGGTACCAGGTCAGCTTGTCGTCGAACTGTAGCGCCCAGAGATGGTTGCCCTTGGTGCGGTCCGGCGTGTAACCGAGCGAGCCGCCGGTATAGTCGCGCGTCGCGGTGATTACCTGCAGCACGATACCGGACAGCGCCAGCGTCACCAGCACGAAATAATGGCCGGTGATGCGGAAGCGGAAACACGGATAGGCCACGATGACAGCCAGCACGGCGGCGGCGAGCATCGCGATGGGAATGCCGATCCACGGCGACACCCCCAGATGATTCCACAACAGCGCCGTCACATAGGCGCCGACGCCCATGAACCCGCCATGGCCCAGCGACACCAGCCCGAAGCGCCCCATCATCGACCATGACGTATAGGCGAACGACCAGATCAGGATCAGGATCAGGATGTGGAGATGGTAGGGCTCGCGATAGACGAAGGGCAGCGCGATCAGCGCCGCGCCGGCAATCCAGGGCAGGGACTGACGCATGGTCACGAGCGCCTCGCCAACAGCCCGGCGGGCCTGATGAACATCATGACGATGAAGAAGGCGAAGGCCAGCACGTAGCCCCACTCCAGATCGGAGAACAGGCCGCCGAGCGAGATGATCTCGGCGAACACGAACGCCGCGACGAAGCCGCCTACGAAATTGCCGAGCCCGCCCAGCACACAGATCAGGAAGGTGATCGGTCCGAACGACAGGCCGACGAAGGGGTGGATGTCGTATTGCAGCACCAGCAGGCAGGAGGCGAGGCCGGCGAGGGCGCCGCCGAGCGCCGAGGTGATGAGATAGATCCGTTTGGTATCGACGCCCATCAGCGCCATGATCTGGCGGTCCTGCGAGATGGCGCGGATCGCGGTGCCGATATAGGTCCGTTTC
The genomic region above belongs to Bradyrhizobium sediminis and contains:
- a CDS encoding branched-chain amino acid ABC transporter permease, translated to MRQSLPWIAGAALIALPFVYREPYHLHILILILIWSFAYTSWSMMGRFGLVSLGHGGFMGVGAYVTALLWNHLGVSPWIGIPIAMLAAAVLAVIVAYPCFRFRITGHYFVLVTLALSGIVLQVITATRDYTGGSLGYTPDRTKGNHLWALQFDDKLTWYLIALGVWAVGLLIWNRVDRSMDRYALEAISEDEDAAAAAGVNVTWEKLKITIISALMTSLSGALYCQYQMFISPDTVSGISVSLQMVFAVIVGGLYVSLGPTVGAVITILLAEILRIGFGTKAVGWDNLVYGVLLVVFIIFLPKGILGSIIDRVKTLRKA
- a CDS encoding VOC family protein; its protein translation is MTLKNVIGIDHAVVMVRDLDKAAANWKRLGFTISPRGTHSAKMGSGNYTIMLDPDYIELLGVLAETEHNAPARAFLAKRGEGIERIAFTAVDSAAGAEEIRARGYAALGPTDFERPVTMPDGTQSAARFRIFQWPIEEAPAGVRIFACQHKTRETVWIPELMKHANGARRLKQVLIVSTEPAKDAAHLGRLIDRDAKAAPDGAVAVPSGSDRADFVFLTREQVARRYPAASLAGLPERGGAGLVIATSDLSAAEKAAGGSAVRSGNAVCVPPAAANGTLLAFVGV